A genomic segment from Saprospiraceae bacterium encodes:
- a CDS encoding HD domain-containing protein — protein MNQSLIFKLDASEQKILSIISESSKELDVKAYAIGGFIRDKIIGRDSKDIDIVCIGDGIALAEHVASKFRPMPSVNVYSRFGTAMIKHKELEIEFVGARKESYHVDSRKPTVYSGNLKDDQLRRDFTINAISISLNAENYGEIIDPFDGMKDIEQKIIRTPNNPEQTFSDDPLRMLRAIRFANQLLYKIEDKTYEGIIQSKDRLKIVSRERITAELEKILECDKPSIGFDLLFRTGLLELILPELVLLHGAEYQNGKGHKDNFYHTLQVVDNLALKTRNIWCRWAAVFHDIAKPQTKRFDPEHGWTFHGHDALGANMIPKLFKQLRLPLDHKMKYVQKLVRLHLRPIALTQEEISDSALRRLLFEAGEDLEDLLLLCEADITSKNITKVNRYLNNYLIVREKLYELEERDRIRNWQPPVTGEDIMKTYNIKPGREIGLIKTAIREAILDNQIPNTREAALKLMEEKAMELGLTIKN, from the coding sequence ATGAATCAATCATTGATATTTAAGCTTGACGCATCTGAACAAAAAATTCTGTCTATCATTTCTGAATCCAGTAAAGAATTAGATGTAAAAGCCTATGCAATTGGGGGCTTTATCCGTGATAAAATTATTGGCAGGGATTCAAAAGATATCGACATCGTATGTATTGGAGATGGAATTGCCTTGGCTGAACATGTGGCTAGTAAATTTCGTCCAATGCCAAGTGTTAATGTGTACAGTCGCTTTGGCACGGCAATGATCAAACACAAAGAATTGGAAATTGAATTTGTAGGTGCCCGAAAAGAATCCTACCATGTAGATTCCCGCAAACCAACTGTTTACAGTGGAAATTTAAAAGACGATCAATTGCGTCGTGATTTTACAATTAATGCCATTTCAATAAGTCTCAATGCTGAAAATTATGGAGAAATCATAGATCCGTTTGATGGGATGAAGGATATTGAACAAAAAATAATTCGCACCCCAAACAATCCTGAACAAACTTTTTCCGATGATCCGTTGCGAATGTTACGCGCAATCCGTTTTGCAAATCAATTATTATATAAAATTGAAGACAAAACATACGAAGGCATCATTCAATCAAAAGACCGATTAAAAATTGTATCCCGGGAACGAATAACTGCTGAACTTGAAAAAATATTGGAATGCGATAAACCTTCAATTGGATTTGACCTCTTATTTAGGACAGGATTATTGGAATTAATTTTACCTGAATTGGTTTTATTGCACGGTGCAGAATACCAAAATGGAAAGGGACATAAAGACAATTTCTACCATACCTTGCAAGTAGTTGATAACCTTGCTTTAAAAACCAGAAACATTTGGTGCAGGTGGGCAGCAGTGTTTCATGACATCGCCAAACCGCAAACCAAACGATTTGATCCAGAACATGGGTGGACCTTTCATGGACATGATGCCTTAGGTGCCAACATGATACCAAAATTATTTAAACAGCTGCGATTGCCCCTGGATCACAAGATGAAATATGTACAAAAATTGGTACGCTTGCATTTAAGACCAATTGCTTTAACACAAGAAGAAATATCTGATTCAGCATTAAGACGCCTGCTATTTGAAGCCGGGGAAGATTTAGAAGATTTGCTGCTATTGTGTGAGGCTGACATTACTTCAAAAAACATTACTAAAGTTAATCGCTATCTAAATAATTATTTGATAGTCCGGGAAAAACTTTATGAATTGGAAGAACGCGATCGGATTCGAAATTGGCAACCTCCTGTAACCGGAGAAGACATAATGAAAACATATAACATTAAACCCGGACGCGAAATAGGACTTATTAAAACGGCTATTCGCGAAGCCATACTCGACAATCAAATCCCAAATACACGAGAGGCTGCTTTGAAATTAATGGAAGAAAAAGCGATGGAATTAGGTTTAACAATTAAGAATTAA
- a CDS encoding RNA-binding S4 domain-containing protein, translated as MEKTRLDKWLWACRFYKSRTLASEACKNGKISSKAIPLKAAHFVTVGDLLEVRKNGFQFLIKIQKIIDKRVGAPLAAACYENKTSEEELNKYAAWFTGKAQSEQRERGAGRPTKKERREIDDFKTFAFEDFDEI; from the coding sequence ATGGAAAAGACAAGACTTGATAAATGGCTTTGGGCTTGCCGATTTTATAAATCCAGGACATTAGCTTCTGAAGCATGTAAAAATGGAAAAATCAGTAGCAAGGCCATTCCATTAAAAGCTGCTCATTTTGTAACAGTCGGAGACTTATTGGAAGTTCGCAAAAATGGATTTCAGTTTTTAATAAAAATTCAAAAAATTATTGATAAACGGGTAGGAGCTCCACTTGCAGCAGCCTGTTATGAAAACAAAACATCTGAAGAGGAACTTAATAAATATGCAGCCTGGTTTACGGGAAAAGCACAATCAGAGCAAAGGGAACGCGGCGCTGGCAGACCAACCAAAAAAGAACGACGCGAAATTGATGACTTCAAAACCTTTGCATTTGAAGATTTTGATGAGATCTAA
- the dusB gene encoding tRNA dihydrouridine synthase DusB, giving the protein MQKSVTIGPIALPEFPLLLAPMEDVSDPPFRALCKQQGCDLMFTEFISVEGLIRDAQKSLQKLDIYPEERPIGVQIFGAEYDSMMKAAEIVEKAQPEILDINYGCPVQKVVCKMAGAGILKDVPKMVKLTEAVVKSTNLPVTVKTRLGWDDSMIFIEEVAERLQDIGIKALTIHARTRSQMYKGEADWSWIAKVKNNPRMHIPIFGNGDIDHPVKALEYKNRYGVDGLMIGRASIGYPWIFREIKHFFSTGSLLAPPTASERVDAARQHLINSIKWKGEKLGVLEMRRHYTNYFKGLPNVKEFRMRLVTESNPQRILEILDQLEISYTLEPNLVFQE; this is encoded by the coding sequence ATGCAAAAATCGGTTACTATTGGACCAATCGCATTGCCAGAATTTCCCCTCCTTCTGGCACCTATGGAGGATGTCAGCGATCCTCCTTTTAGGGCGCTGTGCAAACAACAAGGCTGCGATCTTATGTTTACCGAGTTTATTTCGGTTGAAGGATTGATCCGAGATGCCCAGAAATCTCTTCAAAAACTAGATATTTATCCTGAGGAACGCCCCATCGGTGTTCAGATTTTTGGTGCAGAATATGATTCTATGATGAAGGCCGCAGAAATCGTAGAAAAGGCACAACCCGAAATCCTCGATATCAATTACGGCTGTCCGGTACAAAAGGTAGTTTGCAAAATGGCGGGTGCTGGCATTTTAAAAGACGTGCCCAAAATGGTTAAGCTAACAGAAGCGGTCGTCAAATCGACCAATCTTCCGGTTACTGTTAAAACCCGCTTGGGATGGGACGATTCCATGATATTTATTGAAGAAGTGGCCGAGCGCCTTCAGGACATTGGTATCAAAGCCTTAACTATCCATGCGCGGACCCGGTCCCAAATGTATAAAGGGGAAGCTGATTGGAGTTGGATTGCTAAAGTCAAAAACAATCCCAGAATGCATATCCCAATCTTTGGAAACGGAGATATCGATCATCCTGTCAAAGCATTAGAATATAAAAACCGCTATGGGGTAGATGGACTTATGATTGGCAGGGCCAGTATTGGATATCCCTGGATATTTCGAGAAATTAAGCATTTCTTTAGTACTGGAAGCCTCCTTGCGCCTCCAACTGCTTCTGAACGTGTAGATGCTGCTCGTCAACATTTAATCAATTCTATAAAGTGGAAAGGTGAAAAATTAGGGGTATTGGAAATGCGCAGACACTATACCAATTATTTTAAAGGATTGCCCAATGTAAAAGAATTTAGAATGCGATTGGTTACCGAATCAAATCCACAACGAATTTTAGAAATATTGGATCAGCTTGAAATTAGTTATACTTTAGAACCTAATCTCGTTTTTCAGGAATGA
- a CDS encoding DUF255 domain-containing protein, translating into MNRRFLHASLFGALTLVLVFGSCGPAQSQEKINWVNWEDAQSLMKKQKRKVLVDVYTNWCGWCKRMDASTFQDPRIVKYVNKNYYAVKFNAEQREDINFKSKVFKYMARGNRGVHELAIEITNGQLSYPTFVFMDEDFNTIQPLPGYQDADTFEIITNYFGGNHYKTTPYQSFQDNFKAMPVKGK; encoded by the coding sequence ATGAATCGTAGATTTTTGCACGCAAGCCTGTTCGGAGCACTCACACTTGTTTTGGTATTTGGATCTTGTGGACCGGCCCAATCCCAGGAAAAAATTAATTGGGTAAATTGGGAAGATGCACAAAGCTTGATGAAAAAGCAAAAACGCAAAGTACTGGTTGATGTTTATACCAATTGGTGTGGATGGTGCAAACGAATGGATGCATCTACTTTTCAAGATCCAAGAATTGTAAAATACGTTAATAAAAATTATTACGCTGTTAAGTTTAATGCGGAGCAACGCGAGGATATCAATTTCAAGTCTAAAGTCTTTAAATACATGGCTCGCGGAAACAGAGGCGTTCATGAGTTAGCTATTGAAATTACTAACGGACAATTATCCTATCCAACCTTTGTTTTTATGGATGAAGATTTTAATACCATCCAACCATTGCCTGGTTATCAAGATGCGGATACTTTTGAAATAATTACTAATTATTTCGGAGGAAATCATTACAAGACAACTCCTTACCAATCTTTTCAAGATAACTTTAAAGCAATGCCGGTAAAAGGAAAATAA
- a CDS encoding EamA family transporter, with amino-acid sequence MVPVQKPGLFAWSLLIILTIIWGFSYYFIKHSLVSFNPSQVASLRMVFSAIALSPFLLKALKSVERKNYPMIFFVGFIGAFLPAFLYPFAQQKISSSLAGIINAFTPICTFGIGVLFFGVKNERSKLIGTIIALIGAFSLILLKPNAEIRAEGLYLLVAFASPLLYGLNGNTIKSKLGSISGIQMTTLMYFFMSLYCIPLSFWNGSFQQIPLAISSGNAFYHLVALSVLGSAVAMALFNVLIQKVHVMFAASVTYLMPLVSLFVGFFDGEKLGINDIVGLICILTGVVIINGLIKIQSGKPS; translated from the coding sequence ATGGTTCCAGTTCAAAAACCAGGTCTTTTTGCCTGGAGTTTACTTATTATTTTAACTATTATTTGGGGTTTTAGCTATTATTTTATTAAGCATAGTTTAGTTTCATTTAATCCTTCACAAGTGGCTAGTTTAAGGATGGTATTTTCTGCAATTGCCTTGAGTCCTTTTTTACTTAAAGCACTTAAAAGCGTTGAACGCAAAAACTATCCCATGATATTTTTTGTAGGATTTATAGGTGCTTTTCTTCCTGCATTTTTATATCCTTTTGCGCAGCAAAAAATTTCCAGTTCATTGGCAGGGATTATCAATGCCTTCACACCAATTTGTACATTTGGAATTGGTGTATTATTTTTTGGTGTTAAAAACGAGCGATCTAAATTAATCGGTACGATCATAGCACTGATAGGTGCTTTTTCATTAATACTCTTAAAACCCAATGCCGAAATCCGAGCAGAGGGACTTTATTTATTAGTTGCATTTGCTTCGCCTTTATTGTATGGTTTAAACGGAAATACCATTAAATCAAAACTCGGTTCCATTTCAGGGATTCAAATGACTACACTGATGTATTTTTTTATGTCATTGTATTGTATCCCGTTGTCGTTTTGGAATGGCTCATTTCAACAAATCCCATTGGCCATTAGTTCTGGAAATGCCTTTTATCATTTAGTAGCACTCAGTGTATTGGGAAGTGCGGTTGCTATGGCATTGTTTAATGTGTTGATTCAAAAAGTACACGTTATGTTTGCAGCGAGTGTAACCTATTTAATGCCACTCGTGTCCTTGTTTGTTGGTTTCTTTGACGGAGAAAAACTCGGTATAAATGATATTGTTGGTCTGATTTGTATCTTAACCGGTGTCGTGATCATTAATGGGTTGATAAAAATCCAATCTGGTAAACCATCATAA
- a CDS encoding DUF58 domain-containing protein: MGFFDQFPVQAFNHLELLASQVVEGFIIGLHKSPFHGFSVEFAEHRLYNEGESTKDIDWKVFARTDKLFTKKFEEETNLRCQLVLDVSTSMYFPEEHLKSGLVLNKLRFAALGAACLMNVLRRQRDAYGLSVFDDELRIHTHAKSSTSHYQLLLSYLENYILNKQLNKKTQTADALHQIADQIHKRSLVVLFSDMFDDRENLDELFSALQHLKYNKHEVVLFHTLDKSLELEFNFENRPYQFVDMETGEQVRVQAHQIKERYLEKIQAFHHELKTKCLQYRIDYHEADINAGYDYILQSFFVKRKKMYI, encoded by the coding sequence ATGGGATTCTTTGATCAATTTCCAGTACAAGCATTTAATCATTTGGAACTGCTGGCCAGTCAGGTGGTGGAAGGGTTTATTATAGGGCTCCATAAATCGCCTTTTCATGGATTCAGTGTAGAATTTGCTGAACATCGATTGTACAATGAGGGAGAATCAACAAAGGATATCGACTGGAAGGTCTTTGCCCGCACCGATAAATTGTTTACTAAAAAATTTGAAGAGGAAACAAATTTGCGATGTCAGCTCGTTTTGGATGTTTCAACATCGATGTATTTCCCTGAGGAACATTTAAAATCAGGTCTGGTTTTAAATAAACTTCGTTTTGCAGCATTGGGTGCAGCTTGTTTGATGAATGTATTGCGCAGACAAAGAGATGCTTATGGTTTGTCAGTTTTTGATGACGAATTGCGCATCCACACACATGCTAAATCAAGTACCTCGCATTATCAACTTCTGCTAAGTTATCTTGAAAATTATATCCTCAATAAACAACTCAATAAAAAGACACAAACAGCAGATGCCTTGCATCAAATAGCCGATCAGATTCATAAACGCTCCCTCGTTGTGTTATTCAGTGATATGTTTGATGATCGTGAAAATTTAGATGAGTTATTTTCAGCTTTACAACATTTGAAATACAACAAGCATGAAGTCGTTCTTTTTCATACATTAGACAAGAGTCTGGAGCTTGAATTTAATTTTGAAAACAGACCCTATCAATTTGTTGATATGGAAACAGGCGAACAAGTAAGAGTTCAAGCACATCAAATTAAGGAGCGGTATTTAGAAAAGATACAAGCTTTTCATCACGAATTAAAGACTAAGTGTTTGCAATATCGTATTGATTATCATGAAGCAGATATAAATGCAGGATATGATTATATACTGCAGTCGTTTTTTGTTAAACGCAAAAAAATGTACATTTAA
- a CDS encoding DUF3810 family protein, with product MKNLIKILRSVYTNLSKFQVFCLGLLGITVVSAWIFNLDSSLTEKIYHQLIYSKLRWIWDFGISWLPIPVLYIWLFGLLAFFAILIYKLRNHQLSYIKLIINLLCLISFHYCWFYWAWGFNYHRVPLGIRWQLYKEISDDEFVESLKKQSQLVDSMRITDSPDLDNPDFNAFKMESEIRSLVNDFLKSNDFLSFSRIRCRNLSPPGFLLVWSTSGVYLPFCGESQIDAGLSVYSKPFTMAHELSHGMGWTHEGDCNLIAYLSCRHSENPYIRYAAELNYWRYLLNAASRNYPEIYKQIIIQANKKVKRDLQMIQEANNRYPEILPQLRDWFYEWYLKQNGIQTGQKSYAEIIPMVINYDKKRRTTFQ from the coding sequence ATGAAAAACCTTATCAAAATCTTAAGAAGTGTTTATACCAATCTCTCCAAATTCCAAGTTTTTTGTCTTGGCTTGCTTGGTATTACTGTTGTCTCAGCCTGGATATTTAATCTGGACAGCAGCCTGACCGAAAAAATTTACCATCAGCTGATTTATTCCAAATTAAGGTGGATTTGGGACTTTGGGATTTCATGGCTCCCAATTCCTGTCTTGTATATATGGTTATTTGGCCTTTTGGCATTTTTTGCGATTTTAATTTATAAACTCAGGAATCATCAATTAAGCTATATAAAATTGATAATCAATTTGTTGTGCTTGATTTCCTTTCATTATTGCTGGTTTTACTGGGCATGGGGATTTAATTATCATAGAGTGCCTTTAGGCATTCGATGGCAGCTTTATAAAGAAATTAGCGATGACGAGTTTGTAGAAAGCTTAAAAAAACAATCACAGCTGGTTGATTCCATGCGGATAACTGATTCCCCTGATTTAGACAACCCTGATTTTAATGCTTTTAAAATGGAATCTGAAATCCGCAGTCTTGTAAATGACTTTCTGAAATCGAATGATTTTCTAAGTTTTTCAAGGATTCGATGTCGGAATTTAAGCCCGCCAGGGTTTTTATTGGTTTGGTCAACTTCCGGGGTGTATTTGCCTTTTTGTGGGGAAAGCCAAATAGACGCAGGTTTATCGGTCTATTCAAAACCCTTTACGATGGCACATGAATTAAGTCATGGGATGGGTTGGACGCATGAAGGCGACTGCAATTTAATAGCCTATCTGTCATGCAGGCACAGTGAAAATCCATACATTCGTTATGCTGCTGAATTAAACTACTGGCGGTATTTATTAAATGCTGCATCCAGAAATTATCCAGAAATTTATAAGCAAATAATTATTCAAGCAAACAAGAAAGTTAAGCGTGATTTACAAATGATTCAAGAAGCCAATAACCGTTATCCTGAAATATTGCCTCAGTTGCGTGACTGGTTTTATGAATGGTATTTGAAGCAAAATGGCATTCAAACCGGACAAAAATCATACGCAGAAATAATTCCTATGGTAATCAATTATGATAAAAAGCGTCGTACCACATTCCAATGA
- a CDS encoding DUF1772 domain-containing protein produces MKHLLIRFLLILIAALLAGTSFGLWMGIKPEQYSQSAYLELQRNLVQSLNTLMISLVILAFILSLLDGYFSRKQKINAICLFISAACFLACILISRFGNTPIQLQIFEWKAETLPDNWTHLRDQWWLLHKLRTLCELIALVLISWITVFKSN; encoded by the coding sequence ATGAAGCACTTACTTATTCGTTTTTTATTGATTTTAATTGCAGCTTTATTAGCAGGAACCAGTTTTGGATTATGGATGGGAATAAAGCCGGAACAATATTCACAATCAGCTTATCTCGAGCTCCAACGAAATTTGGTACAATCATTAAATACTTTGATGATTTCCCTGGTAATTCTTGCATTCATATTATCACTACTTGACGGCTATTTCAGTCGCAAACAAAAAATCAATGCAATTTGCTTATTCATTTCGGCTGCTTGCTTTTTAGCATGTATATTAATCTCGCGATTTGGAAATACCCCAATCCAATTACAAATATTTGAATGGAAAGCAGAAACATTACCAGACAACTGGACCCATTTAAGGGATCAATGGTGGTTATTGCATAAATTGAGGACTCTCTGTGAACTCATTGCACTCGTTCTTATCAGTTGGATTACTGTATTTAAATCAAATTAA
- a CDS encoding polyphosphate kinase — protein MPKIILSKISTKSPKNADKKSVQKKTDDLVTKIGKMSEMLWAEKKHSLLIILQGMDGSGKDGVAKSVFMACPALVVDAHAFKKPSEEEFAHDFLWRVHKNTPAKGQIKLFIRSHYEDILIQRVHQWIDDKRAAVRLEAINNFEKLLTEDNETTILKFYLHLSHERQLEKLEERRIDPEKQWKFNPADFEESKLWDKYMRYYEAAINGSAIPWHVVPSDSRWYRNYFVAQKVYDTLKKLNPAFPLILENGKDKT, from the coding sequence ATGCCAAAAATAATCTTATCGAAAATTTCTACCAAATCCCCAAAGAATGCGGATAAAAAATCTGTCCAGAAGAAAACAGATGATTTAGTGACTAAAATCGGGAAAATGTCTGAAATGCTTTGGGCAGAAAAGAAGCATAGTTTATTAATTATTTTGCAAGGGATGGATGGCAGTGGAAAGGATGGTGTTGCTAAATCCGTATTTATGGCCTGTCCAGCTTTAGTAGTTGACGCTCATGCATTTAAAAAGCCATCAGAAGAAGAATTCGCTCACGATTTTTTGTGGCGGGTTCATAAAAATACTCCTGCAAAAGGACAAATAAAACTTTTTATAAGAAGTCATTATGAGGATATTCTAATTCAACGTGTGCATCAATGGATTGACGATAAGCGAGCAGCTGTAAGATTGGAAGCGATTAATAATTTTGAGAAATTACTAACAGAAGATAACGAAACAACGATCCTTAAGTTTTATTTACATCTTTCTCATGAAAGGCAATTAGAAAAGCTAGAAGAAAGAAGAATTGATCCGGAAAAACAGTGGAAGTTTAACCCTGCCGATTTTGAAGAAAGCAAACTTTGGGATAAATACATGCGATACTATGAAGCAGCGATCAATGGTTCTGCAATTCCATGGCACGTGGTTCCATCTGATTCCAGATGGTATCGCAATTATTTTGTTGCCCAAAAGGTCTATGATACCTTAAAAAAATTAAACCCCGCATTTCCATTGATTTTAGAAAATGGAAAAGACAAGACTTGA
- the mqnB gene encoding futalosine hydrolase, translating to MNKSYKLILVSATEAEIDPAIRHLKQHAETISFSQFNYRNLQIVPLVSGIGSTMMAFSLARFKGLQDFNLIVHAGISGSYQQHIPVGSLVEVVSEQWGDLGAETIGGEFIDGFELNLMDSNRFPYQQTRLLKSRQVPNPNLPTAKGLTVNRTSGSQKNIEFLKTKYNCDVESMEGAGLFYAAKIMDIPFVSIRCISNFVEPRDKLKWKIPEAIENLNKFIISYFDTLEI from the coding sequence TTGAATAAGTCGTATAAATTAATTTTAGTAAGCGCTACAGAAGCGGAAATTGATCCTGCAATCCGTCATTTAAAACAACATGCAGAAACCATCAGTTTCTCTCAATTTAATTACAGAAACTTACAAATAGTACCTCTTGTAAGCGGAATCGGGAGTACCATGATGGCATTTTCCCTGGCTAGATTTAAGGGTTTGCAGGACTTTAATTTAATAGTACATGCAGGAATTTCAGGATCTTATCAACAGCATATTCCTGTTGGAAGTTTGGTGGAAGTGGTTTCTGAACAATGGGGTGATTTAGGGGCCGAAACAATCGGTGGGGAATTTATCGATGGGTTTGAATTGAATTTAATGGATTCAAATCGGTTTCCTTATCAACAAACGCGATTGCTAAAATCCAGGCAGGTTCCGAATCCAAATTTGCCCACAGCAAAGGGCCTTACTGTAAATCGAACCAGCGGATCGCAAAAAAATATTGAATTTTTAAAAACAAAATACAATTGCGATGTTGAAAGCATGGAAGGGGCTGGTTTGTTTTATGCTGCAAAAATCATGGACATTCCTTTCGTTTCAATACGATGTATTTCAAATTTTGTTGAACCCCGCGATAAATTGAAATGGAAGATTCCTGAAGCAATCGAAAATCTAAATAAATTTATTATTTCCTATTTTGATACATTGGAAATTTAA
- a CDS encoding DUF853 family protein has translation MKDAFIEKLKPAYQFQGPIINLGAAVLAGEVIPDVQIGLPLKMMNRHGLIAGATGTGKTKSLQVMAEQLSLQGVACLLLDIKGDLSGIALEGSENPKIKERHAAIHINWQAHSNPVELLSISGQEGVRMRATVSEFGPVLFSKILGLNDTQEGVLSMIFKFCDDNGLLLLDLEDLKKVIQFISEDGKEHIEKEFGAFSSVSSGTILRKVIELEQQGATLFFGERSFEVEDLIRKNAHGHGIISILRATDIQDKPKFFSTFMLQILAEVYSKFPEVGDLEKPKLMLFIDEAHLLFDEASSALMDQMETVIKLIRSKGIGLIFITQNPIDIPESILAQLGLKVQHALRAFTAKDRKAIKMASENYPETSFYDVPQLITELGIGEAFVTGLNEKGIPTPLAHVMMRAPESRMDILTDTEIRQLINSSEIAEYYNESINRESAAEILLQKYEERAAQQEEEPSVPETKTRGKSVLQKVFDSTVTRQVGRTVARELTRGLLGMFGIKPTTTRKKKSWF, from the coding sequence ATGAAGGATGCATTTATTGAAAAACTAAAACCAGCCTATCAATTCCAGGGCCCAATTATCAATTTAGGAGCTGCGGTTTTGGCCGGAGAAGTAATTCCAGATGTCCAGATTGGCTTGCCATTAAAAATGATGAATCGTCACGGGCTCATTGCAGGAGCAACCGGGACAGGTAAAACAAAATCACTTCAGGTCATGGCCGAGCAACTTTCGTTACAAGGAGTTGCCTGTTTGCTTTTAGACATTAAAGGTGATTTAAGTGGCATTGCCCTTGAAGGAAGTGAAAATCCAAAAATTAAAGAACGACACGCTGCAATTCATATCAACTGGCAGGCTCACAGCAATCCGGTTGAATTATTGAGTATTTCAGGACAAGAAGGTGTTCGGATGCGAGCAACGGTTTCCGAATTTGGTCCGGTGCTCTTTTCAAAAATACTTGGTTTAAATGATACCCAGGAAGGCGTCTTGTCCATGATATTTAAATTTTGTGATGACAACGGATTGTTGTTACTGGATCTTGAAGACCTTAAAAAAGTGATTCAGTTTATCAGTGAAGATGGAAAGGAACACATTGAAAAAGAATTTGGAGCTTTTTCTAGTGTATCCAGTGGTACCATTTTGCGAAAGGTGATTGAATTAGAACAACAAGGAGCTACTTTATTTTTTGGAGAACGCAGTTTTGAAGTAGAAGATTTAATTCGAAAAAATGCACATGGTCATGGAATTATAAGCATCCTTCGCGCCACAGACATTCAGGACAAGCCAAAGTTTTTTAGCACCTTCATGTTGCAAATTCTTGCAGAGGTTTATTCCAAATTTCCTGAAGTGGGTGATTTAGAAAAACCAAAATTGATGTTGTTTATTGATGAGGCCCATTTGCTCTTTGACGAAGCAAGTTCTGCATTAATGGATCAAATGGAAACTGTAATTAAATTAATTCGTTCAAAAGGAATTGGATTAATTTTTATAACTCAAAACCCAATTGATATCCCAGAAAGTATTCTTGCGCAATTAGGACTTAAAGTGCAACATGCCTTGAGAGCATTTACTGCAAAAGATCGCAAAGCAATTAAAATGGCTTCTGAAAACTATCCGGAAACAAGTTTTTATGACGTGCCCCAATTAATCACAGAATTGGGTATTGGCGAAGCATTTGTTACCGGACTGAATGAAAAAGGAATACCAACGCCATTAGCACATGTTATGATGCGCGCCCCAGAATCGAGGATGGATATTTTAACCGATACAGAAATCCGTCAACTTATTAATTCGTCTGAGATTGCAGAATACTATAATGAATCCATCAATCGTGAAAGCGCTGCAGAAATCTTACTTCAAAAATACGAAGAACGTGCTGCTCAACAAGAAGAAGAACCATCAGTTCCTGAAACAAAAACAAGAGGCAAAAGTGTATTGCAAAAAGTATTTGACAGCACGGTAACCAGACAAGTAGGACGCACCGTTGCACGTGAACTAACCCGTGGATTATTAGGGATGTTTGGAATTAAACCAACTACAACCCGAAAAAAGAAATCTTGGTTTTAG
- the trxA gene encoding thioredoxin, producing the protein MAFEFTDTNFQAEALNPNGAAVVDFWAEWCGPCKLVGPIIDELSSEFGEKVKIGKLNVDTNPSVSMQFGVRSIPTILFIKNGQVVDKQVGAASKATLKQKLEAII; encoded by the coding sequence ATGGCTTTTGAATTTACAGATACTAATTTTCAAGCAGAGGCTTTGAATCCAAATGGCGCTGCAGTGGTTGATTTTTGGGCTGAATGGTGTGGCCCTTGTAAATTGGTTGGACCAATTATTGACGAACTTTCATCAGAATTTGGCGAGAAAGTAAAAATTGGAAAACTAAATGTCGATACAAACCCAAGTGTTTCTATGCAATTTGGAGTTCGTAGTATCCCTACGATACTTTTCATAAAAAATGGACAAGTAGTTGACAAGCAAGTAGGAGCAGCAAGTAAAGCTACCTTGAAGCAGAAATTGGAAGCAATTATTTAA